The Thunnus thynnus chromosome 24, fThuThy2.1, whole genome shotgun sequence genome window below encodes:
- the cnppd1 gene encoding protein CNPPD1, translated as MDFDALFNENTIQFSDFQEFTFLPGHQKLTERVRKRLYYGLDKDVSLDALSCPVTDIAVEIFQKSAPSPIRKLHKKYAAHVAREACISPCAMMLALVYIERLRHRNPEYLQKISSSDLFLISMMVASKYLYDEGEEEEVFNDEWGAAGKLDVQTVNNLEMNFLNAIEWSLFTEPNDFFDILNQLETSIAERQGMKRGWFTYTDLCVLLEQSAWSHALTAIYQHFTKVSCMLGLVYLTSVAGLIATSAVLHQLSLSRSGQSLLPVPADISPAQLETSNLNPEAPPAAQRLPCCILANKSLNRQTSALGISQDQRQNPPSASSQTSILCLWGSLLASMGHIHPETKSEMESPQTWSTASFFCPGCLAFLPPLQCGLRNTSTPFAHGPLDNHQRHAAWPASSLFEGADRSLNSRLGGVFPPVKLGPCHPESLLPVDKTQALLMPG; from the exons ATGGATTTCGACGCTTTATTTAACGAAAATACTATTCAGTTTTCGGACTTCCAGGAGTTCACG TTTCTTCCTGGACACCAGAAGTTGactgagagagtgagaaagCGACTGTATTATGGCCTGGATAAAGACGTTTCTTTAGATGCCCTCTCCTGCCCTGTCACAG ATATTGCCGTCGAGATCTTCCAGAAGTCTGCACCAAGTCCAATACGAAAACTCCACAAGAAGTATGCTGCTCATGTTGCCAG GGAGGCTTGCATCTCTCCATGTGCCATGATGCTGGCTCTAGTTTACATAGAAAGGCTCCGACACAGAAACCCTGAATACCTACAAAAGATCTCCTCCTCTGACCTCTTCCTGATCTCCATG ATGGTTGCCAGCAAGTACCTGTATGATgaaggggaggaagaagaggtttTCAATGATGAGTGGGGAGCAGCAGGCAAGCTGGATGTCCAAACTGTCAATAACCTGGAGATGAACTTCTTGAACGCTATT GAGTGGAGCCTCTTCACGGAGCCAAATGACTTCTTCGATATATTGAATCAGCTGGAAACCAG CATTGCAGAGCGGCAGGGGATGAAACGTGGCTGGTTCACCTACACTGACCTCTGTGTGCTGCTGGAGCAATCAGCATGGAGCCATGCCCTCACAGCCATCTACCAGCACTTTACCAAG gtaTCCTGTATGCTCGGACTCGTCTACCTGACCAGTGTGGCCGGCCTTATTGCCACCAGCGCTGTGCTGCACCAGCTCAGTCTCTCCAGGAGCGGCCAATCCCTGCTTCCAGTTCCAGCTGATATCAGCCCAGCCCAACTTGAGACCTCCAACCTAAACCCAGAAGCTCCTCCTGCAGCCCAACGCCTCCCCTGTTGCATTCTGGCCAATAAGAGTCTGAACCGTCAGACCAGTGCACTCGGAATCAGCCAGGACCAGAGACAAAATCCTCCATCGGCTTCCTCACAGACATCCATATTGTGTCTCTGGGGCTCCCTCCTTGCCTCAATGGGTCACATACATCCCGAAACAAAATCTGAGATGGAAAGTCCCCAAACCTGGTCTACTGCCTCCTTCTTCTGTCCTGGCTGTCTTGCATTCCTCCCTCCACTTCAGTGCGGGCTTAGAAACACCTCCACCCCCTTCGCTCACGGGCCCCTTGATAACCATCAGCGTCATGCAGCATGGCCGGCCTCCAGCCTCTTTGAAGGCGCGGACAGGAGTCTGAACTCTCGCCTGGGGGGGGTATTTCCTCCTGTAAAGCTGGGACCCTGCCATCCAGAGTCTCTGTTACCTGTCGACAAAACCCAAGCTCTGCTCATGCCTGGCTAG
- the prkag3a gene encoding 5'-AMP-activated protein kinase subunit gamma-1 isoform X4 has protein sequence MDTQEKYGAFLTEADAAIYMNFMKSHRCYDAIPTSCKLVIFDTTLQVKTAFFALVANGLRAAPLWDSKLQKFVGMLTITDFINILHCYYKSPMVQMYELESHKIETWRGDSFQNVYLQYSNHFLISISPEASLFEAIYFLLKHKIHRLPVIDPESGNVLHILTHKRILKFLHIFGKTVPKPAFIRRQIQELGIGTFRNIATVQQTATLHDALSIFVERRVSALPVVNEQGKVVALYSRFDVINLAAQKTYNNLNMTMQEAVRMRWCFVEGVIKCYPDETLETVIDRIVKAEVHRLVLVDRADVVKGIISLSDLLQAMVLSPAGIDALLS, from the exons ATGGACACACAAGAGAAATATGGAGCCTTCCTCACAG AGGCTGATGCCGCTATCTACATGAATTTCATGAAAAGCCACCGCTGCTATGATGCCATTCCAACCAGCTGTAAACTGGTCATATTTGATACCACGCTACAA GTGAAAACGGCCTTTTTTGCACTGGTGGCAAATGGCTTGAGGGCAGCGCCTCTATGGGACAGCAAGTTACAGAAATTTGTGG gTATGCTGACTATTACAGATTTCATCAACATCCTCCATTGCTATTACAAGTCCCCTATG GTTCAAATGTATGAGCTGGAGAGCCACAAGATTGAGACATGGAGAGGTGATTCATTTCAAA ATGTCTATTTACAGTATTCCAATCACTTCCTCATCAGTATTTCTCCAGAGGCCAG CCTCTTTGAAGCCATCTATTTCTTACTCAAACATAAGATCCACAGGCTGCCCGTCATCGATCCAGAGTCTGGAAATGTTTTGCACATTCTGACCCACAAAAGGATCCTCAAATTCCTCCATATATTT GGGAAAACAGTTCCTAAGCCGGCGTTCATTCGGAGGCAGATCCAGGAACTTGGAATTGGAACTTTCAGGAACATCGCCACAGTTCAGCAAACAGCAACACTTCATGATGCGCTCTCCATTTTTGTAGAACGGAGGGTGTCTGCACTGCCAGTGGTGAACGAACAAG GCAAAGTGGTGGCACTCTACTCCAGATTTGATGTGATT AATCTAGCTGCCCAGAAGACTTACAACAATCTGAACATGACTATGCAAGAGGCCGTTCGCATGCGCTGGTGTTTTGTTGAGGGTGTGATCAAGTGCTATCCCGATGAAACCTTGGAAACTGTCATAGACCGTATAGTCAAAGCTGAG GTCCATCGGCTGGTCCTGGTGGACAGGGCTGACGTGGTGAAGGGCATCATCTCTCTATCTGACCTGCTGCAGGCCATGGTATTATCCCCTGCAGGTATTGATGCCCTTTTGTCCTAG
- the prkag3a gene encoding 5'-AMP-activated protein kinase subunit gamma-3 isoform X3, which translates to MEPSSQVSLQKQKQEIQKQEADAAIYMNFMKSHRCYDAIPTSCKLVIFDTTLQVKTAFFALVANGLRAAPLWDSKLQKFVGMLTITDFINILHCYYKSPMVQMYELESHKIETWRDVYLQYSNHFLISISPEASLFEAIYFLLKHKIHRLPVIDPESGNVLHILTHKRILKFLHIFGKTVPKPAFIRRQIQELGIGTFRNIATVQQTATLHDALSIFVERRVSALPVVNEQGKVVALYSRFDVINLAAQKTYNNLNMTMQEAVRMRWCFVEGVIKCYPDETLETVIDRIVKAEVHRLVLVDRADVVKGIISLSDLLQAMVLSPAGIDALLS; encoded by the exons ATGGAGCCTTCCTCACAG GTATCACTCCAAAAACAGAAGCAGGAAATACAGAAACAAG AGGCTGATGCCGCTATCTACATGAATTTCATGAAAAGCCACCGCTGCTATGATGCCATTCCAACCAGCTGTAAACTGGTCATATTTGATACCACGCTACAA GTGAAAACGGCCTTTTTTGCACTGGTGGCAAATGGCTTGAGGGCAGCGCCTCTATGGGACAGCAAGTTACAGAAATTTGTGG gTATGCTGACTATTACAGATTTCATCAACATCCTCCATTGCTATTACAAGTCCCCTATG GTTCAAATGTATGAGCTGGAGAGCCACAAGATTGAGACATGGAGAG ATGTCTATTTACAGTATTCCAATCACTTCCTCATCAGTATTTCTCCAGAGGCCAG CCTCTTTGAAGCCATCTATTTCTTACTCAAACATAAGATCCACAGGCTGCCCGTCATCGATCCAGAGTCTGGAAATGTTTTGCACATTCTGACCCACAAAAGGATCCTCAAATTCCTCCATATATTT GGGAAAACAGTTCCTAAGCCGGCGTTCATTCGGAGGCAGATCCAGGAACTTGGAATTGGAACTTTCAGGAACATCGCCACAGTTCAGCAAACAGCAACACTTCATGATGCGCTCTCCATTTTTGTAGAACGGAGGGTGTCTGCACTGCCAGTGGTGAACGAACAAG GCAAAGTGGTGGCACTCTACTCCAGATTTGATGTGATT AATCTAGCTGCCCAGAAGACTTACAACAATCTGAACATGACTATGCAAGAGGCCGTTCGCATGCGCTGGTGTTTTGTTGAGGGTGTGATCAAGTGCTATCCCGATGAAACCTTGGAAACTGTCATAGACCGTATAGTCAAAGCTGAG GTCCATCGGCTGGTCCTGGTGGACAGGGCTGACGTGGTGAAGGGCATCATCTCTCTATCTGACCTGCTGCAGGCCATGGTATTATCCCCTGCAGGTATTGATGCCCTTTTGTCCTAG
- the prkag3a gene encoding 5'-AMP-activated protein kinase subunit gamma-1 isoform X1, translating to MEPSSQVSLQKQKQEIQKQEADAAIYMNFMKSHRCYDAIPTSCKLVIFDTTLQVKTAFFALVANGLRAAPLWDSKLQKFVGMLTITDFINILHCYYKSPMVQMYELESHKIETWRGDSFQNVYLQYSNHFLISISPEASLFEAIYFLLKHKIHRLPVIDPESGNVLHILTHKRILKFLHIFGKTVPKPAFIRRQIQELGIGTFRNIATVQQTATLHDALSIFVERRVSALPVVNEQGKVVALYSRFDVINLAAQKTYNNLNMTMQEAVRMRWCFVEGVIKCYPDETLETVIDRIVKAEVHRLVLVDRADVVKGIISLSDLLQAMVLSPAGIDALLS from the exons ATGGAGCCTTCCTCACAG GTATCACTCCAAAAACAGAAGCAGGAAATACAGAAACAAG AGGCTGATGCCGCTATCTACATGAATTTCATGAAAAGCCACCGCTGCTATGATGCCATTCCAACCAGCTGTAAACTGGTCATATTTGATACCACGCTACAA GTGAAAACGGCCTTTTTTGCACTGGTGGCAAATGGCTTGAGGGCAGCGCCTCTATGGGACAGCAAGTTACAGAAATTTGTGG gTATGCTGACTATTACAGATTTCATCAACATCCTCCATTGCTATTACAAGTCCCCTATG GTTCAAATGTATGAGCTGGAGAGCCACAAGATTGAGACATGGAGAGGTGATTCATTTCAAA ATGTCTATTTACAGTATTCCAATCACTTCCTCATCAGTATTTCTCCAGAGGCCAG CCTCTTTGAAGCCATCTATTTCTTACTCAAACATAAGATCCACAGGCTGCCCGTCATCGATCCAGAGTCTGGAAATGTTTTGCACATTCTGACCCACAAAAGGATCCTCAAATTCCTCCATATATTT GGGAAAACAGTTCCTAAGCCGGCGTTCATTCGGAGGCAGATCCAGGAACTTGGAATTGGAACTTTCAGGAACATCGCCACAGTTCAGCAAACAGCAACACTTCATGATGCGCTCTCCATTTTTGTAGAACGGAGGGTGTCTGCACTGCCAGTGGTGAACGAACAAG GCAAAGTGGTGGCACTCTACTCCAGATTTGATGTGATT AATCTAGCTGCCCAGAAGACTTACAACAATCTGAACATGACTATGCAAGAGGCCGTTCGCATGCGCTGGTGTTTTGTTGAGGGTGTGATCAAGTGCTATCCCGATGAAACCTTGGAAACTGTCATAGACCGTATAGTCAAAGCTGAG GTCCATCGGCTGGTCCTGGTGGACAGGGCTGACGTGGTGAAGGGCATCATCTCTCTATCTGACCTGCTGCAGGCCATGGTATTATCCCCTGCAGGTATTGATGCCCTTTTGTCCTAG
- the prkag3a gene encoding 5'-AMP-activated protein kinase subunit gamma-1 isoform X2, producing MEPSSQVSLQKQKQEIQKQEADAAIYMNFMKSHRCYDAIPTSCKLVIFDTTLQVKTAFFALVANGLRAAPLWDSKLQKFVGMLTITDFINILHCYYKSPMVQMYELESHKIETWRGDSFQNVYLQYSNHFLISISPEASLFEAIYFLLKHKIHRLPVIDPESGNVLHILTHKRILKFLHIFGKTVPKPAFIRRQIQELGIGTFRNIATVQQTATLHDALSIFVERRVSALPVVNEQGKVVALYSRFDVINLAAQKTYNNLNMTMQEAVRMRWCFVEGVIKCYPDETLETVIDRIVKAEVHRLVLVDRADVVKGIISLSDLLQAMVLSPAGIPM from the exons ATGGAGCCTTCCTCACAG GTATCACTCCAAAAACAGAAGCAGGAAATACAGAAACAAG AGGCTGATGCCGCTATCTACATGAATTTCATGAAAAGCCACCGCTGCTATGATGCCATTCCAACCAGCTGTAAACTGGTCATATTTGATACCACGCTACAA GTGAAAACGGCCTTTTTTGCACTGGTGGCAAATGGCTTGAGGGCAGCGCCTCTATGGGACAGCAAGTTACAGAAATTTGTGG gTATGCTGACTATTACAGATTTCATCAACATCCTCCATTGCTATTACAAGTCCCCTATG GTTCAAATGTATGAGCTGGAGAGCCACAAGATTGAGACATGGAGAGGTGATTCATTTCAAA ATGTCTATTTACAGTATTCCAATCACTTCCTCATCAGTATTTCTCCAGAGGCCAG CCTCTTTGAAGCCATCTATTTCTTACTCAAACATAAGATCCACAGGCTGCCCGTCATCGATCCAGAGTCTGGAAATGTTTTGCACATTCTGACCCACAAAAGGATCCTCAAATTCCTCCATATATTT GGGAAAACAGTTCCTAAGCCGGCGTTCATTCGGAGGCAGATCCAGGAACTTGGAATTGGAACTTTCAGGAACATCGCCACAGTTCAGCAAACAGCAACACTTCATGATGCGCTCTCCATTTTTGTAGAACGGAGGGTGTCTGCACTGCCAGTGGTGAACGAACAAG GCAAAGTGGTGGCACTCTACTCCAGATTTGATGTGATT AATCTAGCTGCCCAGAAGACTTACAACAATCTGAACATGACTATGCAAGAGGCCGTTCGCATGCGCTGGTGTTTTGTTGAGGGTGTGATCAAGTGCTATCCCGATGAAACCTTGGAAACTGTCATAGACCGTATAGTCAAAGCTGAG GTCCATCGGCTGGTCCTGGTGGACAGGGCTGACGTGGTGAAGGGCATCATCTCTCTATCTGACCTGCTGCAGGCCATGGTATTATCCCCTGCAG GAATCCCCATGTGA
- the prkag3a gene encoding 5'-AMP-activated protein kinase subunit gamma-3 isoform X5, translating into MNFMKSHRCYDAIPTSCKLVIFDTTLQVKTAFFALVANGLRAAPLWDSKLQKFVGMLTITDFINILHCYYKSPMVQMYELESHKIETWRGDSFQNVYLQYSNHFLISISPEASLFEAIYFLLKHKIHRLPVIDPESGNVLHILTHKRILKFLHIFGKTVPKPAFIRRQIQELGIGTFRNIATVQQTATLHDALSIFVERRVSALPVVNEQGKVVALYSRFDVINLAAQKTYNNLNMTMQEAVRMRWCFVEGVIKCYPDETLETVIDRIVKAEVHRLVLVDRADVVKGIISLSDLLQAMVLSPAGIDALLS; encoded by the exons ATGAATTTCATGAAAAGCCACCGCTGCTATGATGCCATTCCAACCAGCTGTAAACTGGTCATATTTGATACCACGCTACAA GTGAAAACGGCCTTTTTTGCACTGGTGGCAAATGGCTTGAGGGCAGCGCCTCTATGGGACAGCAAGTTACAGAAATTTGTGG gTATGCTGACTATTACAGATTTCATCAACATCCTCCATTGCTATTACAAGTCCCCTATG GTTCAAATGTATGAGCTGGAGAGCCACAAGATTGAGACATGGAGAGGTGATTCATTTCAAA ATGTCTATTTACAGTATTCCAATCACTTCCTCATCAGTATTTCTCCAGAGGCCAG CCTCTTTGAAGCCATCTATTTCTTACTCAAACATAAGATCCACAGGCTGCCCGTCATCGATCCAGAGTCTGGAAATGTTTTGCACATTCTGACCCACAAAAGGATCCTCAAATTCCTCCATATATTT GGGAAAACAGTTCCTAAGCCGGCGTTCATTCGGAGGCAGATCCAGGAACTTGGAATTGGAACTTTCAGGAACATCGCCACAGTTCAGCAAACAGCAACACTTCATGATGCGCTCTCCATTTTTGTAGAACGGAGGGTGTCTGCACTGCCAGTGGTGAACGAACAAG GCAAAGTGGTGGCACTCTACTCCAGATTTGATGTGATT AATCTAGCTGCCCAGAAGACTTACAACAATCTGAACATGACTATGCAAGAGGCCGTTCGCATGCGCTGGTGTTTTGTTGAGGGTGTGATCAAGTGCTATCCCGATGAAACCTTGGAAACTGTCATAGACCGTATAGTCAAAGCTGAG GTCCATCGGCTGGTCCTGGTGGACAGGGCTGACGTGGTGAAGGGCATCATCTCTCTATCTGACCTGCTGCAGGCCATGGTATTATCCCCTGCAGGTATTGATGCCCTTTTGTCCTAG
- the retreg2 gene encoding reticulophagy regulator 2 yields the protein MASGEEARRRPSVTSSSVGLEALFPAGTSEQACGDGNPELVRLRERLQGWLSQYESPLLWMQRLLVWERPLYSISVALTLNTLFWLLSSTSLRPLFLLSVSLLGLMLLERWKPKLPIITVQHAEAAPVQSETMSAEQRLLSIPELSHHLAESYLTCCLYLQEMLQYKRQNHGKFCVMMCSGCFVLAVVGHYVPGIMISYIIVLSVLLWPLVVYHELIQRMYTGLEPILMKLDYSMKGDTEHRKHDKRKVKKELEEGDEPRAETESESEEELSCFAPTVDVKTTALAMAITDSELSDEEASILESGGFSVSRATTPQLTDVSEDLDQQSLHSDPEEAYLRDLPEFPSVEEFPSIEHSLLHFPLRGPGQGDGAQAGAPSEGEPLSPASLLIQHLASPLHFVNTHFNGHGRPPGGEASLLPVPGAGEEAGRQGGDGKEAEVTHGAQRSLEALSEEIVSTAISTVVQNTLSALLRSSEASEEPTLAEFLPTETPPGALETSTQPTDTTAHTTIATIGALGPDEDLDEAITTESGGGEEMPDDTLVPTEEEDFELLDQSELEQLDEGLDLSSDRQVVGGASGAPDTPPSPQHQPQS from the exons ATGGCGAGCGGAGAGGAGGCCAGAAGACGCCCCTCGGTTACCTCCTCTTCGGTCGGCCTGGAGGCTCTGTTCCCCGCCGGGACCTCGGAGCAGGCCTGCGGGGACGGAAACCCGGAGCTCGTCCGCCTGCGAGAGCGTCTACAGGGCTGGCTATCGCAGTACGAGTCCCCGCTGCTGTGGATGCAGAGGCTGCTGGTGTGGGAGAGGCCGTTGTACAGCATCTCTGTCGCCTTGACACTCAACACATTATTCTG GCTCCTGTCCTCCACCTCCCTGCGGCCTCTGTTCCTGTTGAGTGTGTCCCTGCTGGGACTTATGCTACTGGAGAGATGGAAGCCCAAGTTGCCCATCATTACTG TTCAACATGCCGAGGCTGCCCCTGTACAAAG TGAAACAATGAGCGCGGAGCAGCGACTGCTCAGTATTCCTGAGCTCAGCCACCATCTGGCTGAGAGCTACTTGACCTGTTGTCTGTACCTGCAGGAGATGCTGCAGTACAAACGGCAGAACCATGGCAAG TTCTGTGTGATGATGTGCAGTGGCTGTTTTGTTCTTGCCGTGGTTGGACATTATGTTCCAGGAATCATGATCTCCTATATTATAG TGCTGAGCGTGCTGTTGTGGCCGCTGGTGGTGTATCACGAACTGATCCAGCGGATGTACACCGGCTTGGAGCCAATCCTGATGAAACTGGACTACAGCATGAAGGGAGATACCGAACACCGCAAGCATGACAAGAGGA AGGTGAAGAAGGAGTTGGAAGAGGGGGACGAGCCAAGAGCTGAAACGGAGAGCGAGAGTGAGGAGGAGCTGTCCTGCTTTGCCCCGACG GTGGATGTGAAGACCACGGCCCTGGCGATGGCTATCACGGACTCCGAGTTGTCGGATGAGGAGGCGTCCATCTTGGAGAGTGGAGGGTTCTCCGTGTCCAGAGCAACCACACCTCAACTCACGGATGTCTCTGAAG ATCTGGACCAGCAGAGTTTACACAGCGACCCAGAGGAGGCCTATCTGCGGGATCTCCCTGAGTTCCCCTCAGTTGAGGAATTCCCATCCATTGAGCATAGCCTGCTCCACTTTCCTCTGCGAGGCCCCGGCCAGGGAGACGGAGCCCAGGCTGGCGCTCCCTCAGAGGGGGAACCGTTGAGCCCCGCCAGCCTCCTCATCCAGCACCTCGCGTCCCCGCTCCACTTTGTGAACACACACTTCAATGGACATGGACGACCACCTGGGGGTGAGGCGAGCTTGTTGCCTGTGCCAGGCGCAGGGGAGGAAGCGGGGAGACAGGGGGGAGACGGGAAGGAAGCCGAAGTAACCCACGGCGCACAGCGCTCTTTGGAGGCCTTGAGCGAGGAGATAGTGAGCACGGCTATCTCCACTGTGGTGCAGAACACTCTGTCAGCCCTGCTGCGCTCCAGCGAGGCTAGCGAGGAACCCACCCTGGCTGAGTTCCTTCCCACCGAAACCCCACCGGGCGCTCTGGAGACCTCCACCCAACCAACCGACACCACTGCTCACACTACAATTGCCACAATAGGAGCGCTGGGGCCCGATGAGGACCTGGATGAGGCGATAACGACAGAAAGCGGCGGTGGCGAGGAGATGCCTGATGACACACTAGTTCCGACCGAGGAAGAGGACTTTGAGCTTCTGGACCAAAGTGAACTGGAGCAGTTGGATGAGGGGCTGGACCTCAGCTCTGATAGACAGGTGGTGGGTGGAGCCTCAGGAGCTCCAGACACACCTCCATCTCCTCAACATCAACCACAGTCATAG